Proteins from a genomic interval of Crassostrea angulata isolate pt1a10 chromosome 7, ASM2561291v2, whole genome shotgun sequence:
- the LOC128192538 gene encoding adenosine receptor A1-like, giving the protein MNSTAMNNMSTTDNENNAVNYPSMLWIAPTSLALLIITGNSMVIGACFHFAKSRSYTLNFILALSVADIATGMGMVFNVFTRINADILSYKIPCILSYEVFFTMALISVNLLACTTFDRYLSICKHERHKQWNTKTAVTVQIYCSYIVGFIVGGFPFLGLNRWENGMKCEFKELYPQELYLVKASLMFLGFGVSFVLYVFILRKAWRIYSGRHIEVLHNAIVRQRNNFIQAKLIGIVTILNTICWLPYSSITLVFGITNQSNSAGYLDFAFLLLGFTNSLINPIIYAWNRPDFRALWKKRFRCRSQVENSNEVRPTIIFVQSNC; this is encoded by the coding sequence ATGAATTCAACAGCAATGAACAATATGTCAACAACCGACAACGAGAACAATGCTGTAAACTATCCCAGCATGCTTTGGATTGCTCCTACGTCATTGGCCCTCCTCATCATAACCGGAAACAGTATGGTCATTGGCGCCTGTTTCCATTTCGCCAAAAGCCGAAGTTATaccttaaatttcattttagcTTTGTCGGTCGCAGACATAGCAACGGGGATGGGTATGGTCTTTAATGTTTTTACAAGAATTAATGCGGATATTTTGTCTTACAAAATCCCTTGCATTCTCTCCTATGAAGTTTTCTTCACTATGGCGTTGATTTCAGTAAACCTCCTGGCTTGTACCACATTTGATAGGTACCTTTCTATCTGCAAACACGAAAGGCACAAACAGTGGAACACGAAAACAGCGGTGACGGTCCAGATCTACTGTTCCTATATTGTAGGCTTTATTGTTGGTGGCTTTCCATTTTTGGGACTAAATCGATGGGAAAATGGAATGAAATGTGAATTCAAAGAGCTTTACCCACAGGAGTTGTATCTTGTAAAGGCTTCACTGATGTTTCTTGGATTTGGCGTCAGCTTCGTTCTCTATGTATTCATTTTACGAAAAGCATGGAGAATATACAGTGGTAGACACATTGAAGTGTTACATAATGCAATCGTGCGACAAcgaaataattttattcaagCAAAACTGATAGGCATCGTCACCATCTTGAATACGATTTGCTGGCTTCCTTACAGTTCCATTACTTTGGTGTTTGGAATTACTAATCAGTCGAACAGTGCTGGATACCTGGATTTTGCTTTCTTGCTTTTGGGCTTTACCAATTCCTTGATTAATCCTATCATATATGCCTGGAATCGACCCGACTTTCGCGCTTTGTGGAAGAAACGGTTTCGTTGCAGATCACAAGTTGAAAACTCTAATGAAGTTCGACCTACCATTATCTTTGTTCAAAGTAATTGCTAA